From the Toxotes jaculatrix isolate fToxJac2 chromosome 15, fToxJac2.pri, whole genome shotgun sequence genome, one window contains:
- the LOC121194423 gene encoding disintegrin and metalloproteinase domain-containing protein 23 isoform X2, whose protein sequence is MHLIFLATLLVSILSPWLHPSLASSVSQEVEDKAERDAVLALLKQQATAAPATDNTTRHAVEHEITYPSRLIYYLNEDSESTYHDLDTRAKNQTKEGQAVHLAQASFQLEAFGSRFVLDLTLNNDLLSSDYVEIHYEGGKPVLSKGGEHCYYHGQVRENSNSHVALSTCNGLHGMFDDGEYVYLIEPLQQTHSIDTAARPHKLRRAASLHSVNDSEQQVEEEEEQLFSELDDLSWLKRRKKRAMPRSVFEEMKYLEIMIVSDHSMYKRHKTKQHTRNFAKSVVNLVDAIFKEHLHTRVVLVAVEIWTDKDQIPISVRPLEMLRDFSKYRQQSIKHHADAVHLFSNVTFHYRRSSAAYFGGVCSISRGVGVNEYGTTGSMAVSLSQSLAQNLGIQWDPASKRKECGCSDSWTGCIMEDTGVQHPRRFSKCSISDYKEFLLKGGGSCLFNRPTKLFETTECGNGFVEVGEECDCGARAECYKECCKKCSLANGAHCSDGPCCNNTCLFYPRGYSCRYAVNDCDISETCSGDSGQCPPNLHKQDGYLCQVNQGRCYSGECKTRENQCKYIWGSKAGGSEKFCYEKLNTEGTEKGNCGKDGEKWIQCSKHDVFCGYLLCTNTGRNPRIGIMKGDITTTFFNHKSGQIDCSGGHVLLDDETDLGYVEDGTPCGPSMMCLDRKCLPIQALNMSTCPTGPNGQVCSAHGVCNNEATCTCDTTWAGTDCSMPDPPKEPEATQDEGPKEM, encoded by the exons TTTCTCAAGAAGTAGAGGACAAGGCTGAGAGGGATGCAGTGCTAGCACTGCTGAAGCAACAGGCAACTGCAGCACCTGCTACAGACAACACAACACGCCATGCAGTAGAGCATGAGATCACCTACCCCTCGCGGTTGATCTACTACCTAAACGAGGACTCAGAGAGTACCTACCATGACCTGGACACTCGGGCCAAGAACCAAACCAAGGAAGGCCAG GCAGTCCACCTCGCCCAGGCCAGTTTCCAGTTAGAGGCATTTGGCTCCAGATTTGTCCTGGATCTCACATTGAACAA tgactTGCTGTCTTCAGATTATGTTGAGATCCATTATGAAGGGGGAAAACCTGTTCTATCAAAG GGCGGTGAGCACTGTTACTACCACGGCCAGGTGAGAGAGAACAGCAACTCCCATGTGGCCTTATCTACCTGCAACGGGCTGCA TGGGATGTTTGACGATGGAGAATATGTGTATCTAATTGAGCCTTTACAACAGACTCATTCAATC GATACAGCTGCAAGGCCTCATAAACTAAGAAGAGCAGCCTCCCTTCACTCTGTCAATGATTCCGAGCAACAGG tggaggaggaggaggagcagctctTCTCAGAGCTGGATGACTTGTCCTGGCTGAAGCGCAGGAAAAAGCGAGCT ATGCCTCGCAGTGTATTTGAGGAGATGAAATATTTAGAGATCATGATTGTCAGTGACCACAGTATG tATAAACGACACAAGACCAAGCAGCACACGAGGAATTTTGCCAAGTCAGTGGTCAATCTCGTGGATGCT ATCTTCAAAGAGCACCTACACACGCGTGTGGTGCTCGTTGCTGTGGAGATCTGGACAGACAAGGATCAAATCCCTATCAGCGTGAGGCCGTTGGAAATGCTACGAGATTTTTCCAAGTACCGGCAGCAGAGCATCAAGCACCATGCCGATGCTGTCCACCTCTTCTC AAATGTGACCTTCCACTACCGCAGAAGCAGTGCAGCGTACTTCGGGGGCGTGTGTTCTATAAGCCGTGGAGTAGGGGTCAATGAG TATGGCACCACTGGGTCCATGGCGGTGTCTCTGTCCCAGAGTTTGGCACAGAATCTAGGCATCCAATGGGACCCAGCATCCAAGAGAA AGGAATGCGGTTGTTCCGACTCGTGGACTGGTTGCATAATGGAGGATACTGG GGTTCAACACCCACGGAGGTTTTCCAAATGCAGCATCTCAGATTACAAGGAGTTCCTCTTGAAAGGTGGAGGCTCCTGTCTATTTAACAGGCCAACCAAG CTGTTCGAGACAACGGAATGCGGGAATGGATTTGTAGAAGTTGGAGAGGAGTGTGACTGCGGAGCGAGAGCA GAATGCTACAAGGAATGCTGCAAGAAGTGTTCCCTTGCCAATGGGGCACACTGCAGCGATGGCCCATGCTGCAATAACACATGTCTG TTCTATCCCCGAGGATACAGTTGCCGCTACGCTGTGAACGACTGTGATATCTCAGAGACCTGCTCTGGGGACTCTGGACAG TGCCCTCCCAACCTTCATAAACAAGATGGTTACCTCTGCCAGGTTAACCAG GGTCGCTGCTACAGTGGAGAGTGCAAGACCAGAGAGAACCAGTGTAAATACATCTGGGGGTCAA agGCTGGAGGCTCGGAGAAGTTCTGCTATGAGAAGCTGAACACGGAGGGCACAGAGAAGGGCAACTgtggaaaagatggagagaaatggATCCAGTGTAGCAAACA TGATGTGTTCTGTGGCTACCTTTTGTGCACCAACACTGGCCGCAACCCACGCATCGGAATAATGAAAGGAGATATTACCACCACCTTCTTCAACCATAAAAGCGGGCAGATAGATTGCAG TGGTGGCCACGTCCTTCTGGATGATGAGACTGATTTAGGCTACGTGGAGGATGGGACTCCCTGTGGGCCGTCAATGATGTGCCTTGACCGCAAGTGTCTGCCCATCCAGGCACTCAACATGAGCACCTGCCCCACTGGACCTAATGGACAGGTGTGCTCTGCCCATGGG